Genomic DNA from Misgurnus anguillicaudatus chromosome 18, ASM2758022v2, whole genome shotgun sequence:
GACCAGAGGCTGACTCCCCAAATATTTGCGATTTCTAAAACAAACTATCCTACAAAAATTGCAGGACTCATAAATGAGGTGTGTAATAATAAACGATGTGAATGCTTGTGATATCAATTATCTGGCATTAAATATCGATattgtaattattttagatcagttttttttatattagtcTTTATGCTTTGATCAATAAAAAATTGTCCCTATAGCTGTCACAGGAGCGGTAcgcctttgcacctaaagagttcatattagaggtacatattggtaaccaaagagttcatattagtgcCTTAAAGATATATATTAACACCAAATGAATACAAATCTGCACCTAAATTGTacatataaagacctttttaaaaaCCCCAGTGACAGGGGgcccattttttctgacagtgtaataaTAAATTTTAATGTGTAAGTTCActgtaaattttatttaatattttttgtattttatgaaTGATAATTGGCTATGTTTTCTATGTTTAGGTGCTATAATTCGGTTTCCATTGCTtgtatcaacttagaaaatgtgaaaaagatcaacccagtaactttgttttggtaaaccattctctgcaagcatgtgaaaaaataggtctccccttgtgatgtcagaagaggataataccgcccttaatctgcactatccaaccacggcactgccatttaatgcagagatcagctcatttgcatcacacacccaaaaacagcacatttttgctccaaagtggcaattttaacatgctttaataaattatctttagctagaacttcacatatgtactctgtgAACACCAAAgacttgtgaaatgtcccctttacgTTTTGCAGTTCATTCCAAGCCAAAGGAGCTTAAGCAGATTTACCTAATTTTGTCAATACCCTTGGAACAGTTAACTGAATACAGGTACCTGATCAAGTACAGCGACTGTTTATATGGAGGGTTAGATGCAAACTAAGTGCAAGTGGTGACACACATATTGTCCAACTCAATAAAACACATCCCTAAAGGAAATCTGTTTACATTAGGAAATCTATAGCTGTCCGACAGAGCACAGAAACACACTGTAAGTATCATGCCGACAGAAGCTGTCTCGTGCCTCATTAATGTACAACACACATTTAAGTTCATTGAAGTCAAGGCAATGATCAAGCTAATGTGACACTGAAAAGCCACATTAGTGAGATTTTACATAACACACACTCTTCCAAAAGCCAAGACAAATACATAAACTGTAATGTAGCAAAATTTAGTTGATCTTTACCTTTACTCTGCGGATGGCGTAGGAATGGCCCATCATCTGAGCTAAAGGATGCCGAACGTTTCGTAGGTCCCACACTCGAAGACTGCAGTCAACACCTCCAGTGACCAAAACATTCTGACAACACAAAGCAATATAGATATTAGTCTGTATACCATCTCAGATGACCATACATAAGTTAAATGTCTGCCTACTGCATACTTCCCAATAAATACCaataatgtaattttatttttgtggttaatttaaagggacactccattttttttaaaatatgctcattttccagctctccaagagttaaaattagatttttaccgttttggaatccattcagctgatctcgggtttggcgctaccacttttagcatagcttagcataatccatttaatctgattagaccattagcatcacactaaaaagttgcgattttttaggcagatatggctaggaactatactctcattctggcgtaataatcaaggacatGGCAATAATTTTATGCACTGCTCGAAAATAGTTccatgctattgaaagttaccaaggggactattttcgggcagtgcgtaatatcattgcgcctcctgcagccatgttatgaaggcaaagtccttgattgttacgccagaataagagtatagttcctagccatatctgcctagaaaatcacaacttttaattttccgtcggtcttagtacacgatgtaactacagaagagtcaattttaaataggaaaaatatcgaaactctttggtaattttttagcacgatgctaatggtctaatcagattcaatgattatgctaagctatgctaaaagtggcacCGACAGAACCGGAGATccactgaatggattccaaaactgtaaaaatcaaatgtttaactctaggggagctgaataATGAGCATATTTcctaaaaaagtggagtgtcccttaaacccaacagctgggattgtccctttttgacccaacgctgggttgaaataAATAACCTGTCTGTAAGTGTCGTTGCGACTACTGACTGACTTGAAGAAACACATACCTGGTCATATTTGCACCAATCACAGCTCAGTATTTCGCCCTTATGTGCAGGGATGGCCAGCCTGCACACGCCTGCCTTCATATCCCACACTCTCAGGGTCCCATCCCCTAGCGACAGAAATGAAATTTAAATccatacatttaaatcatccCAATAAGGCAAGACAAAATTCTCAATTAAATTCCCCACCTGCACTCTTGGCAGGACCCCGTGAACCATAACATTCATTTCAAGGGCCACTCAGCATGAATGGACCCAAGGCGGGAGGCAGGAGGAACCCGCTTCTTGCCAAGGGACTGCGTCAGTTCTTAATGCTACACGGGCCATAGATTTCAACAGGAAATCTCGGTCCCATGCTGTATCTCTTGCCATTACTAGCAGTCTCTGACCTTTTGCAACTTCAGCTTTGGCCACAAACCAGCAAAAGGCACAAGAATAGGAACTCGGAGCTGATTCAATTTGTTGGTCtcatattttttacaattatgcatttggtagatgctttTTTATAaccaacttacagtgcattacaaagtatacatttttatcagtatggctGTTCCTGggtttaaacccatgaccttttgcactgctaacgcaatgctctaccactgagctatggaacatatattaaattaacattttgcatttatgcatttggcagatacttttatccaaagcgacttacaataaATCAATAAGATCAATAGAGACCATGAAtctaaatgggtgattctcacaaaaccattgaaacaccacggcactaatgattttagctttaaaatgtgtaatatagtaacattaaaaagcatcagaattaacacaatactgtgttctaccttgcacaatgtgtgattttaacataagaatttataattgtaaattttatctcattttctgctgaaattctcattaccgcaatgtgtccggctgtgtttgaacatgcgttatgttgtaatttaatcaaattaacacaaaaatattaagaaaaaaaataaatggatgttttgctagactactttagatgacagaaaaaatatttactgaatattcatgtataataataatgaagaaaatttaggaaaatgatgtgtccatgcctgatgttctcgtcctccgcaacactttttgagaacagtttaagcatacagaattttaataaagtttgattttgagtgaccaagcacatggaccagttacttcaagatggctaccaggtaagatcattttttttacagttaatttaaaaataatgtcttgtcagaatgcttacacgacattttgattatcattaccgcaacacatgcttataaaatgttaatttaattaatagaagcataatactttgattttaaatgcatgtgcagaatctccaaatgatgttctttcaggtttgtcatgtcattttgaaaatatgtcagtgttgatgttttctgactgttgcggtaatgagattgtttaggacaaattttttaaattatgttacaaaaagtgttaaatgataagtaaaagtttttaaattaatgttcccatttactccagactttgtttttcaatgtctggtggggaaaaaagtaaatttaagcaatttttacagtcACCCAAATggtcctgtatagctcagtggtagagcattgcattagcagcgcaaaaggttatgggttcaaacccagggaacacacatggtGATAAAAAAAAGGTATAGCTTGTAATGTAAgcaagcatctgccaaatgcataaatgtaaatttcacCACACGGCACAATCGCAATGTTTCCCGTATTGACCCTGGCTGCAATGGATCACTGCTGAAATGAATAACCCTACTTTGGTTAATTGTCTCAGGATACTTATGGCCATGACTATTTACCTTTATTGATCTGGTTATCTGTATCAgatgtaataaataaaagcCACGCAGACGCCCGACCCACAGGGAATTCCTGTCTGTGCTATACACCGTCACAATATATTATGCTTATAACATGTACACATTGCTTAAATGAGTCAAGAAAGACTTAATATGAATATGTCTTTTAAACGTTTAGCAACATGATTTCatatttgtcattttgacaaaaacaaaatgtatagACAAAACAATTATGTAATTTAACGGACGGTTAAATATAATCCCATTTACAGTACCGTACACTTATCCCTGGAGCAACTTGTGGTCTCCGGTGGCACAATGGTTCAGTGCTGGTTTCAAGCTTTAACCTTTCAGTAACCACTGTTGGAGGACAACTTTTtaacaacattaaaaaatatcaaaaatttaaaaagttacttttttattgGCTGCAATAACTTTCATGCAGAAGTTTAATAATAACTTTGATTTGTGTCTCGCTCTTGGCACTGTGGGTTTCTTTAATCCTTTAAAAGCAGAACGGATCTTTTGCTGAGTTTGCTGGTGTATAAGCGCTATACATTTAAGATGATTCTGGCCAAAGATTCAGGGTTTGTGCTATCAGTGCACAAAGATGGGAAAGCTCTCTGATAAGTGAACCTCTGATAAGGGTTCTCAGATCATTTGAATGTGCTGAAATTGTCTCTTTAAAGCAGAAAATCAGTTGTAGGATCTGTCGACTACATGATTGGTTTAGCAGAAGTTGCATGGCAAAAAATAGAAAATCAATTGAGAATATTTTACAGCTCATTAGCACCCAGTATGAGATTAATTTGCATAACAAAGGCTGAATGATCTAGTGTTTATTTTTTCATCTTTTATAAGAAATGTGGCATTTCTGTTATTATATATTAGACTTTTTTTTGGAATACAAAAAGCAGAAATTAGCCTTAGTCCCCTCACTTTCATTACATCTATATATAATACAAGCAAATGGTTAAACGGAGGCTGTCGGCCACTAACGTTCTGCATAACGTTTCCTTTTGCTTCcaatcaataaataaaagtcATATGACTTTGGAACAAGATCAgggtgaataaataattaaagggatagttcacccaaaaaaattaaattctgtcatcatttacttactctcatgCTGTTACAATCCtccataaatgtctttgttctaaAGGAAGATaatttgaggaatgtttgtaaccaaacctatcagaggccccattgactttcactgtaagaaaaaataatcctatggaagtcaatggggcctctgatcggtttggttacaaacattgtcAAAACATCCTAGGTGTTTATCAGAATAAAGAcaattatacaggtttgtaacaacatgagagtgagtaaatgacgaCAGAACTCTAatctttgggtgaactataccttcaacaacattttttattgttgGTTGAAAAGtcccttaaagggatagctcacttcaaaataaaaattctgtcatcatttactcatcctcatgttgttctaaacctgtatgagtttattttttctgatgaacacaaaagaagatattttgagaaatgatggaaacacacagcagtaagtgaccatagacttccatagtaggaataaaaaaaatatgatagaatttaatgggtaccgtcaactgtgtgcttaccatcatttttcaaaatattttctttgtcatttatcacaatacttcccaaatattttttttcctactattgaagtctatggtcactaactgctgtgtgtttaccattatttctcaaaatatcttcttttgtgttcatcataaaaaaaaacatttatacaggtttagaacaacatgaggatgagaaaataatgacagaattttcattttaaagtgaactatccctttaacaaaacAAGGCCGATGTACAGCTTTCAAAAACCATGAACGACAAACTATGATTACATGCAGAAGGTTAAAGAAATAAAACCAGCCCTGTAAAACTGATGAAAAAGTAAACGTCTGATGTTGGCTTTTAGCTTATATAGGTTGTTTCTAGAACGTATGCATCTCCGCTGAGGCGGCATTTCACAAAAACCTTTTCCCCATGATCGCTTTCAGCGTTGCCACGGTGCAGGGCTTTAGTATTGATTTTCAGACACATCTCATTACACACGTGGTGTCAACATTTAATAGCAGAAGATAAGAGTCTTCCATCAGCAGCTCCACAGGAGGGCTAAACTCAATCCACAGGAACATAGGTGAGATTTTATATCTGTGATTCTTCAGGGAACCACACATGAGCTGTCTGCATGCACATGCATTCATGTTTAGTCATTAATGTCACTGGCTTTTATGCACTAAAACCATTCTTGTGTGAAATGCATTAGAGATTGACCAATAATAATCACTAATAACAACCCTAAGAAAAgtaaaatgtgataaatgtggctattaataaataataaaatcgctacaataaaaaaagaaaatatagcaataaatatcaataaaatgaATCTGTAATGTATTATATAATGAATATCCTATGAATCTACAAAAATctgtttacaaaataaaaatgtaaacagtgaATATTAAGTGAATTCAGTTTCTGAGGACTCGCACTGTCCACTGCTGACCTCAAGGGGTGAATGATGGTACTAACTATTCAAAAGAGCAGGCTAAAATGATAGTAGAGAAGGAGCAGGAAAAAATGAGGAAATGCTTTAACAAAAATTATACTTTGGAAAAGAATGCTCTCTCTATTGCATTATTAAAAAATTACTCAGATCAGAGTATTTGTTCTTAAGATGTTAATCCTCATGAGGCAACAgatttattaaatgcattataagatttatgcaatttatttcTTTAGGGCTCCTTATTTCTGTACCTGTAATACATTTTACTTACACAATTATTACACATTAAACTTTACATTCGAATGTAGGCATTTGACAAAACCTTTGGTGCTTTCAAATTAATACATTCTATCAGATTGTGCATTCACTAGGAATAAACCTATTACCTTGGTGTTGCTAATGTCATGCTTTATTTACTTTAATGAACCATTAGCATTAAAGGTGGGGTatctaatttttaaaaatgctaatGGTAGCtgactagcaatgaaatcacgatcccaaCCTCCATTCAAATcaccatccaaagtcacgcctctttcaaaacacatgaacacgcacagatcagacgtccacatctcatgtctcattcactagtgagaaaactttgcagtacaaagtgaataacattaccaaaataaccaataTAACCAACTGGTTTAtatcagaattagttaaagctcactttcggttgtgtaaacgtagtaactatatcgttacgctaatccgtaaacgaacacaaatttcataagcaacacaatgtttctcTTGTATACCAACAAGTTTGTATTGCATCACAGCAAATCTGAGTCTAAACAAAGCAGCAAAACTTTATGGAAGGACAGATAGAGTTCATTCCCCATACCTGAGGCTGATGTAAAGCATGCTGGGATATGAGGAGACCAGATGGTGCTGTAAATGACACCCTCGTGACCCTGCAGGGTCCCCACCAACTGACATTGTTCAGGATCCCACTGTGGAAAAATACACAAGATAAACAAACCCATAAGCCCCatacacttccatagtattctttttcatactatggaagtgaatggggctcatgatcggtttggttacaaacgttccttcatgttcatcagagcAAAGACTTTtaatacagatttgtaacaatGTGAGAGTAAGAAAATTATGATAGCATTTTCAATTTTGGGTtaactatacctttaaaatgTGCTTACCACTTTTGCTGTGTGGTCCCATGATCCTGATACCACTAGATTCTCCCCTCGTGTCTGACTCCAATCTACTGCATACACCTGTAAGGCCAGATGATTTGGGGATATAAAGTTAAGAACAACATGTGCCAATAAAGTAGATCGGGAAGCTTTTacatgtgctgtttttggggaGTGAAACGGACCTCTTGTGTGTGACCTTTTAGCACCTGCAGAAGACCTTGAGGATTGGCCGTGTCCCAGATCTGCAAAGATCCATCACCCCCTCCTGTCACCATAACATGTTCATTGTTCTCGCTCCATGTCACATCGAATAGCCCATCATTCCAGTCAAAACTGTCAAAGATAAGACATTTCTGAAGCATTCTTAGTGCATGTATGAAATCAGATCCATCTAGTTGCAATTCTGCTTTACAAAAAGCTCCAATGTCACTCAAATTAACTGGAATACAAAATATACAGTAAAACAAAAATCACCTCCTCACAAGTGAAATATTTTCCTCATTCTGCTCTAGCACAAGAAGTGTCCCACATCCTAAAAGACACAAAAATTCATTAACATTCACGCCAActgtgtgtttatataaataaatgcaaatgctAAACACTTATACCTGCTATTCCATAATATTGAGATGAAGCGCACGCGACTGTAGCAGGCAGAAATGGTGAAAACTCCACCGCATATCCATGACGCCCTGGAGACTTAAAAGACTTCATactcctttatttatttatttatagggAATAAAGCTCATTTGATCACATCATTTTATCACGGTTATTATATCTCTTGTGTCTTTGTCGTAAAACGCACTAAGCACTTATCGACAACGGCGAGAGCCTGATAATTTCGCAACGATCAAATTTGCGACATTCAAACGCAAATTGTGAAATCTGTCAGGTAAACACACTTGACATAACTACACGTGTGCGTCCCTTGGAGTTTGTACTCTTGTAGCTGTTTACTTCCGTGTTTTGGCAAGCGAAAGAAATGAAACCCTGTGATTGGTCCGAAGAGCGTGACGTTTTTAGCAGGTGACGGGAATCCGACGCTTTGATTGGTCCAACTTCTTGGTTAAAAAAAGAAGTACAGCATTGTTCAACAATTTGGTAcgttaatatttgtttttttattaatataattttgtaataataataaagcaacgttttttagtgtttttatatttttaagtattcgCTAAATGACGTGCAGGTGTGTGAGACTGAGTCTTCGGTAGACTGATTTGCAATAAAAAAGacgaacgttttttttttttttttttttacaaatgtcgtCTTCCTTGTATAAAACAGTAAATAGCTGGCAAAGGAAAAATGCAAGTTGTGCATCATGTAGTTGTGTAGACAGACAACTTGTCAAAATGAAATGAAGAGCAACATGAAGCTAAAAATGATCTATCCGTTAGATGGCAGCATTTCtctataaaaacatatttggtGTACTTGTTTGAACTCTGCCTACCCAGACATGATTTTAAAATCAAACCATTTCATTTGtactattttattgttttaaagtcgtgttttaatattcatattaaaattaTTGTATTTTCCCATTGTCGTTAAAGGTTGGGCACATTTAACCAAAAGAATTGTGAACATACCATGGTATCATATGCTAATACTATGCTATAATACTATTATATAACTAAATTATACTCATATTTACGTACCAAGGAATATAAAGGCCTTAATACCCCAAAGTAGACTACTTCAAAGAAAAACATGCTACTATTATTGTTCTATTTGATGCTTTTATTCTTTGTTTTACGTAAAGAATGAATCACAGCAGAATGGAAAgatacaataacacagttaTGTAAAATAAGCAGACATAGAGATCTAAGCATACAGTAAGTATAGAGGGAACTCTGAAAGACTTAATAAATGTATCGCCTGATCTTTCATAATTTGAGAACCATTTAATGAAAGCTAGTCACACAATCATGTTTCATCTGCACTTAAATTGAGTCtagtatttcttttaaaaactcATATGCTCAATGCATTCCTTTGAGAGTACGCCAAATAATAAGCAAACAGTTAATGTCATTGTCAAGTGTGCCCTAGAGCCTAGAATAGGCCTATGCTTTGCCTGTGATCATATCTATTAACTGCTTTTACCTTGTATTAACTATTAAATATTGAAGCATCCACGCTTCTTGGCCATGTTCACACCACTCGCTCCCTGTGTGATGTTTTGGGGAGATCATGTGCGCCCTTGATATATGGCGGCCACTTCAAAGGCAGGGGCCCGGCGTGAGAACCAACCGCTCTAAAGCAGATAACCGGCGGATTTATGGCCCCGCGCTTTTCCCATGCTTGTCGGTGGGCAGCAGGCGCTGTTTGCCTTAATCCCCATTCAGTTGGAAATCCTGATACTTTTTTTCTTAAGGAATTTAATGGTGTGACAGTGATTTACTAATGTAAATCTGTCTAACAGACCCTGGCATAAAGGGAGTGGATTAGGCCGGCATAAAGACCCATCTTGGAGAGGAGTGACTGGTGTTGTTTTGCTTTCATGTGGCGAACACCATTGCAGCCGGGCCAGCGGTTCGTTCACGCCCGCCAGAACAGCTATACATACGTTTTGACTTGAGCCGCTCCCGAGGGACCAAAGAGGAGGGGGGGTTGTCTTCAAATAGCAgtaaacatcaaataaaatcGCTTTTTTTGACGATTCAGCAACTATGGGatgataaaaatatgtttattttgggttttaataaaaattatgtgacaaactttgtcaaaatgtaacaatCTTCACTTTGTAACAGTGTGTAACTTCTCAAAATGTCATGTTTGTATGTTCGATGATTTATAACTGTTGAAGTGGCACTTTGTTTGTTTCTTCTGCGCtattaaaaaacacataaaagaGCACAAATATCTTTCTACCATACAATTTCAAGAACTCACATTATGCTATGGGAAAACAATTACTTTTTCTCATAACATTCCAGGATCTGTTGTGGTGAACAAAATGATGGTTTCATGGCATATGTATTAAAATGAAGGACTCTTTCTACTTTTTTTGCATAGAAAATGGTTACATTTTACGCACCGTGGTAGGgttattaaaagtaaaaaagtaacagTAGTATCATTCAGTAGAAAATCTCACATATGAGCATTAGTGAATgttattttcttatttagtaGGCCTATTGTGTAAAGTGGAGAAGATCCAGTCTCCTCCGAAACAGTAGTGATTGAAGTGCATCATACCAACATCTCATCCGActaattttaatataaactcTAGTTACAAACTTACACATGTACAGATTTACAAACTGGATTGTTAAATCGTTGATTATAAAACCGATTCACGCCTCACTTTAGTGATTATCTGCAAAACCTTTGGTTTGTCTCGGAACAAGCTGTTATGTATCATTCAAAATCTACTAGTAAGTATATAAGTGTTAAAATCAATACAATCCTTAGTACTGAAAATATCTCAATGCATACTTATGTCAAATGCAGCATTTAAGTATTGTAAGTCACACAGTACAGCCCTTTCACAAAGTAGTGCgtcacactcttaaaaataaaggtgccatagaagaaccaaaAATGgatccataaagaacctttaacttTCACAATAGGTTCTTCAGACAATTAAAAGTTGAGAAACGAAAGACAAAATtgtttcttctatggcattgctgtgaagaaccCTTTCTTTGTGAGAACGTACGAGTAAGTGGAACAGTGAAAGAGGATAACATAAAGATGTTCTTTCAAAAAGGCAATTGATCTTCATCCTTATAAGTGTCCACACAGTGAAAAGTGTAAATTTTTTGTTGTCTCCCACGTAAAACCGGTCAAGAAAACAGCCCAAGGCACAGTAGCCGTTCTCGTTCCTCTATGTACATGCAAATCCAAGTCTTAAAAAGCTCCCACTTCAGTTCCCCACGGCCGATACGGTTTACTGTTTCCACTGCCGCTACTCTGTTGGGAAGACGTGGATGTGGAAACGGACGGGCTCACGGCTGAAGAAGCCACGGAAGATGCCGTTACGCTTGGGCTGAAGAGAGGAAAACCTCCTGGAAACGACAGAGGGAAGGTCTGGGCGGCGGCGGCGGCGGCAGCAGCGTGAACCGTGGCCGATAACGAAAGGAGGGAGGTGGACAGCGGCGGCACGCAAGGAGCGACGCTGCCTGTAGAGGGAGCTCTCAGAGCGGAGTCAGTGTGGGTAAAGGAGGAGGTCAGCAGGGCCGCTCCTCTTTGAGGAACCTCGGAGAGCCTGCCGGAGGGACCGTCGGATGACGGCGGAAGTCCGCTTTGATGCAGGAACGCCGCAGGTATGGGATGCAACGCGGCGGCCCAATGGTGCGGGTGGAGGGCCTGCTGGTGATGTGCCATGGATGTGGTGATGGCGGCCGCTTCCCTCTGCGAGGCGCAGCTGCTAAGGTGGGAAACCAAGCGGACACGGAGGGGATCGCTGGAGTCCAGACCTTCAACTGAGCTCAAATATCTGGCAACTTCAGTGAGGCACTCCCTAAATCCGATGCTCATGAAGTCCATTGCAAGGGAATGGGCATCAAAATATCCTAagatagagaaagagaaaaaattttTGTAAGTGTGCTGTGcctttaaatttaattaagttTTAATGAAGCCAACAGCTGGTAAAAGTCGATGTATAGTCCAACTGCGCTCAAGAGGCTAAACCTAAACACACCGAAATCGTGACCTGACCTGTTTGCATGTTTGTTTTGACTCCCCAATGCTTTGGTTTTAACACTCGCTACCAAACCCCCGACAGTGTAGCCTGTGAATGTGGCCCCACACCCTCCCATGGATTTATGAAAGCAAACACAATCCCAGGGTCAAGTGCTGCTTTTGTCCTGCCGCTTCTTTCCCACGAGTTCAATCCTACcattaacattgattttctctTTAATCTGTTCAAAAGGGAACTTCATGTTCAGATTATACAGCGTTCACAAAACAGAAGCAAGGCACGTACCTTTTCCTCCTGTGGACTGGAGCATCTTTAAATGATCCACTGTCATCTGTAATATTTCAGCTTTTTCTAATTTGGCTGAACCCTtgatagaaaaaaaaaaacagtgtggTGGTTAAGATGAAACTTTGTGCTTTTAACAAACATTACTGATATTTGAATGCATAAAgcacataccattagagacaaTATGGTTATGGTACACTCACCTGTTTCTCAAATGCTGTAGGGACCAGGCGACGCAACTCTGATAGACTATTATTTATTCGATCTCTTCGTCTTTTCTCAATTATCTAAAAGTATTATTATAGTAAGATCAACGTAATATGATGCATCACTAATTCTAATGAAATTATTGTAATAATACATATCACAAATATTAAAGCTAAAGATCAATATTTAATTATCCCTCTCCGCTTCTTTCTGGCCATAACTTGGGATGTTGTGGTAGGTGAGCCACATCTTATAAATGATCCACTGCTTTGACTAAGGAGGTAAAGAAAGTgaagacattttttatttaataatatttcttatttaaaatgtgtaaatttcAAAGTTTACCT
This window encodes:
- the pex7 gene encoding peroxisomal biogenesis factor 7 isoform X1 — encoded protein: MKSFKSPGRHGYAVEFSPFLPATVACASSQYYGIAGCGTLLVLEQNEENISLVRSFDWNDGLFDVTWSENNEHVMVTGGGDGSLQIWDTANPQGLLQVLKGHTQEVYAVDWSQTRGENLVVSGSWDHTAKVWDPEQCQLVGTLQGHEGVIYSTIWSPHIPACFTSASGDGTLRVWDMKAGVCRLAIPAHKGEILSCDWCKYDQNVLVTGGVDCSLRVWDLRNVRHPLAQMMGHSYAIRRVKFCPFYQTVLASCSYDFTVRFWDYSKNQPLLETLEHHSEFVCGLDFNLHIPNQVVDCSWDETVKLFTPSCLTSL
- the pex7 gene encoding peroxisomal biogenesis factor 7 isoform X2, producing MKSFKSPGRHGYAVEFSPFLPATVACASSQYYGIAGCGTLLVLEQNEENISLVRSFDWNDGLFDVTWSENNEHVMVTGGGDGSLQIWDTANPQGLLQVLKGHTQEVYAVDWSQTRGENLVVSGSWDHTAKVWDPEQCQLVGTLQGHEGVIYSTIWSPHIPACFTSASGDGTLRVWDMKAGVCRLAIPAHKGEILSCDWCKYDQNVLVTGGVDCSLRVWDLRNVRHPLAQMMGHSYAIRRVKFCPFYQTVLASCSYDFTVRLWTVLGMRP
- the hey2 gene encoding hairy/enhancer-of-split related with YRPW motif protein 2 yields the protein MKRPCEDSTSDSDMDETIDVGSENNYSGQSSGSFIRCGSPTTTSQVMARKKRRGIIEKRRRDRINNSLSELRRLVPTAFEKQGSAKLEKAEILQMTVDHLKMLQSTGGKGYFDAHSLAMDFMSIGFRECLTEVARYLSSVEGLDSSDPLRVRLVSHLSSCASQREAAAITTSMAHHQQALHPHHWAAALHPIPAAFLHQSGLPPSSDGPSGRLSEVPQRGAALLTSSFTHTDSALRAPSTGSVAPCVPPLSTSLLSLSATVHAAAAAAAAQTFPLSFPGGFPLFSPSVTASSVASSAVSPSVSTSTSSQQSSGSGNSKPYRPWGTEVGAF